One Gloeobacter morelensis MG652769 DNA window includes the following coding sequences:
- a CDS encoding SGNH/GDSL hydrolase family protein: MMFNPSRSAGACLLLAASAAAFVAAAPMAAHARTIDTITENNALSNSTGRRTVDVGSIAPQKLDPQDVDGVYVFGDSLVDTGNVFNANGGVFPPSPPYFLGRFSNGPLWIENILAPLGINLVPSTTAGGQNFAFGGAPSGFFLEQPIAPGGPPPETPGLLYQLGIFTQPAPQVTPQTLYFISAGSNDLLNDFLANRELDYNVPVQNLTTAVATLYAYGARNIVISNIPDLSRAPLTQVNPGELPALKDQIKLANKYINIALKDLKKSRPDLNTILLDFYTRFNKFLDAPQDYGLTNTTSPCLTAVAVCANPDEYLFWDEVHPTAAVGQELAEFFTSTIFTSSP; encoded by the coding sequence ATGATGTTTAACCCCTCTCGATCGGCAGGCGCTTGCCTGCTACTCGCTGCAAGCGCAGCAGCCTTTGTGGCGGCGGCTCCAATGGCTGCCCATGCCCGAACCATCGACACGATCACCGAAAACAATGCGCTCTCCAATTCCACCGGCAGACGCACCGTTGATGTCGGTTCAATTGCTCCCCAAAAACTGGATCCGCAGGACGTCGATGGTGTTTACGTGTTTGGGGACAGTCTGGTCGATACCGGAAACGTCTTCAACGCAAACGGCGGTGTGTTTCCCCCCAGCCCACCGTACTTTCTGGGTCGCTTCTCCAACGGTCCGCTCTGGATCGAGAATATCCTGGCCCCCCTGGGCATCAACCTGGTGCCCAGTACCACGGCGGGAGGGCAAAACTTTGCCTTTGGCGGTGCTCCCTCGGGCTTTTTCTTGGAGCAGCCCATTGCTCCTGGTGGCCCACCCCCGGAGACGCCGGGCCTGCTCTACCAGCTTGGTATCTTCACTCAGCCGGCGCCACAGGTCACACCCCAGACGCTCTACTTCATCTCCGCAGGCAGCAACGATTTGCTGAACGATTTTCTGGCCAATCGCGAACTGGACTATAACGTTCCGGTCCAGAACCTGACCACCGCGGTGGCAACGCTATACGCCTACGGTGCGCGCAATATCGTCATCAGCAACATCCCGGATCTTAGCCGGGCTCCGCTCACCCAGGTCAACCCGGGCGAATTGCCTGCGCTGAAAGATCAGATCAAGCTTGCTAACAAGTACATCAACATCGCCCTGAAGGATTTGAAAAAGTCACGACCCGATCTGAACACCATCCTCCTGGACTTCTACACCAGATTCAACAAGTTTCTCGATGCTCCCCAAGACTACGGCCTCACGAACACCACCTCGCCCTGTCTGACGGCCGTGGCGGTGTGTGCGAACCCCGATGAATACCTGTTCTGGGACGAAGTGCACCCGACGGCTGCCGTCGGGCAGGAGCTGGCGGAGTTTTTCACCAGTACGATCTTTACATCAAGTCCCTAG
- a CDS encoding tetratricopeptide repeat protein, with the protein MAGFTPKLKKVTKANSRDRLKLAGSLFREKRYDEALEEATAILEEEPSSLQALMLTGSVYLKTKRFDEALDAFQKALRVDPLSPQACLGIGMAHLRKKDYKQATVAFESALKLDPKSAKAYITLGMSALGQEHYDLAIQYFNKALRFDPQAEMARILISRAYKKLGKPGDAVSTLETAVKLNPKSGMANMSLASFYLQNKDYASAEAALQRVLEARGDKPAPTIMLSLADLYVQTDRTEEAGDILRALPSAPKLQARKHKLFGDLYTKQGLLKEAAEEYRAASLMASDDDEIDDVDLDGLVEAGSASWQELASTYRATATESISRK; encoded by the coding sequence ATGGCAGGATTTACTCCAAAGCTTAAAAAAGTCACAAAAGCGAACTCGCGCGATCGTCTCAAGCTCGCCGGGAGTCTCTTTCGAGAAAAGCGTTACGACGAAGCCCTCGAGGAAGCCACTGCCATTTTGGAAGAAGAACCTTCCTCCCTGCAGGCCCTGATGTTGACGGGCAGCGTTTACCTGAAGACCAAGCGCTTCGATGAAGCCCTGGACGCCTTTCAAAAAGCGCTCAGAGTCGATCCGCTCTCACCGCAGGCTTGCCTCGGCATCGGTATGGCCCACCTGCGCAAAAAAGACTACAAGCAGGCGACGGTGGCCTTCGAGAGCGCCCTCAAGCTCGATCCCAAATCGGCCAAGGCCTACATCACCCTGGGCATGTCGGCCCTCGGCCAGGAGCACTACGACCTCGCCATCCAGTACTTCAACAAGGCGCTGCGCTTCGATCCGCAGGCGGAGATGGCCCGCATCTTGATCTCGCGCGCCTACAAGAAGCTCGGCAAACCGGGCGACGCCGTCAGTACCCTCGAGACCGCCGTCAAGCTCAACCCCAAGAGCGGCATGGCCAACATGTCGCTGGCGAGTTTCTACCTGCAGAACAAAGACTACGCCTCCGCCGAGGCTGCTTTGCAGAGGGTGCTCGAAGCGCGGGGCGACAAACCGGCCCCGACGATCATGCTGTCGCTTGCGGATCTGTACGTCCAGACCGACCGCACCGAGGAAGCGGGCGACATCCTGCGCGCCCTGCCCTCGGCGCCCAAGCTGCAGGCGCGCAAGCACAAGCTCTTCGGCGATCTCTACACCAAGCAGGGTCTGCTCAAGGAAGCGGCGGAGGAATACCGCGCCGCGAGCTTGATGGCCTCCGACGACGATGAAATCGACGATGTCGACCTCGACGGTCTGGTGGAAGCCGGTTCGGCCAGCTGGCAGGAACTGGCGAGCACTTACCGGGCGACGGCCACCGAGTCGATCTCGCGCAAGTAA
- a CDS encoding glutathione S-transferase family protein, with translation MLKLYHLPISFNSRRVWIALLEKGLPFESIALQLDGDQWHEDFLALNPFHHIPVLVDGGLRVLESLAILDYLEAKYPTPSLLPAQPEVLAVVRMVELVTINELVPPFGLLIRRSMGAAVEAAAAEQAKARIATVLHFFEQLLGEQAYFAGEQFTLAEVVAGTVVPRLPGVNVLLDDYPQLQLWGRRLARRPSFAQSEPQAPDLAAFRARMKALYARGNPRTGSQN, from the coding sequence GTGCTCAAGCTCTACCACCTGCCCATCTCCTTCAACTCCCGCCGCGTCTGGATTGCCCTGTTGGAGAAGGGCCTGCCCTTCGAGTCGATCGCCTTGCAACTCGACGGCGACCAGTGGCACGAAGACTTTCTCGCCCTGAACCCTTTTCACCACATTCCGGTGCTCGTCGATGGCGGATTGCGGGTGCTCGAATCGCTCGCCATTCTCGACTACCTCGAAGCGAAGTACCCCACCCCTTCGCTGTTGCCCGCGCAACCGGAGGTGCTGGCAGTCGTGCGGATGGTAGAACTGGTGACGATCAACGAACTGGTGCCGCCTTTCGGGCTGCTCATCCGCCGCTCGATGGGCGCAGCGGTCGAAGCGGCCGCCGCCGAGCAGGCCAAAGCGCGCATCGCGACGGTACTGCACTTTTTTGAGCAACTGCTGGGGGAACAGGCGTACTTCGCAGGCGAGCAATTCACCCTGGCGGAAGTGGTGGCAGGAACGGTCGTGCCCCGGCTGCCGGGGGTGAACGTCTTGCTTGACGATTACCCGCAATTACAACTGTGGGGTCGGCGGTTAGCCCGGCGGCCCTCCTTTGCGCAGAGCGAACCGCAAGCGCCGGACCTGGCGGCCTTTCGCGCCCGGATGAAGGCCCTGTACGCCCGGGGAAATCCACGAACCGGTAGCCAAAATTGA
- a CDS encoding sulfatase-like hydrolase/transferase, which produces MPNHLVQIVMDSCRFDSYEAAATPNMDKIGKGEARYSYASWTSPSHYAMLMGMVPHTSPRGVFASEVYKQEFTRWIDRLDMPDLSFKTFVPHLSLPKVLQDLGYETIARVSMPVLNQLTGMNRFFDDYKLMGNHNDFKSMVAEVEFEEDEPRFYFFNLGETHYPYMLSGEDLPHISGVHGVFKHMDESLKAGEGPVEAKFFEKDEMEKLHKQQIRCVEYIDGLLGELIEKCPPNTHFIVTADHGELFGEDGYFGHGPIMHPKCFEIPFLEGLRPA; this is translated from the coding sequence ATGCCCAACCATCTCGTGCAGATCGTCATGGACAGCTGCCGCTTCGACAGTTATGAAGCGGCGGCGACGCCCAACATGGACAAAATCGGCAAAGGGGAGGCGCGCTACAGCTACGCCTCGTGGACCTCGCCCTCCCACTACGCCATGCTCATGGGAATGGTGCCCCACACCAGCCCGCGGGGGGTCTTCGCCTCCGAAGTCTACAAGCAGGAATTTACCCGCTGGATCGACCGGCTCGACATGCCGGATCTGTCCTTCAAGACTTTCGTGCCGCACCTGTCGCTGCCGAAGGTGCTGCAGGATCTGGGCTACGAGACAATCGCCCGCGTCTCGATGCCCGTCCTCAACCAGTTGACGGGCATGAACCGCTTTTTTGACGATTACAAACTAATGGGCAACCACAACGACTTCAAGTCGATGGTGGCGGAAGTCGAATTCGAAGAGGACGAACCGCGGTTCTACTTCTTCAACCTCGGCGAGACCCATTACCCCTATATGCTCTCCGGCGAGGATCTACCCCACATCTCCGGGGTGCACGGCGTTTTCAAGCACATGGATGAATCGCTCAAGGCGGGCGAGGGGCCGGTGGAGGCCAAGTTCTTCGAAAAAGATGAGATGGAGAAGCTGCACAAGCAGCAGATCCGTTGCGTCGAGTATATCGATGGCCTGTTGGGGGAACTGATCGAGAAGTGCCCGCCCAACACCCACTTCATCGTCACCGCCGATCATGGCGAGTTGTTCGGTGAGGACGGTTATTTCGGCCACGGCCCGATCATGCACCCTAAGTGCTTTGAGATCCCCTTCCTCGAAGGTCTGCGCCCCGCCTAG
- a CDS encoding TauD/TfdA family dioxygenase: protein MQTTTEKFGTTFEAAPGEDLFALDSMRVIEAFRSTGYVYFSGFGADTKAFLRFSELYCTEFRPYVGGAYSRETIGGDKTLMSVTGHKLRFAVPMHGEMYYLLHHPTVLWFYCATPALSGGETTVSDGIRFWEALSAPTRALFRSQPLKYIRTYPDGTWQGIYQTDSLEEVAAVCAANQMGVSVGENRTVVTEFVTPAFVKTPDGRHEAFINNILPVVGQERAGSTASLVRLEDGSAIPEAVISELQAVAQAITIAVPWKSGDIVMINNTRAMHGRRTFADDQRDIYVRLGDAAFPL, encoded by the coding sequence ATGCAAACCACCACTGAAAAATTTGGAACCACCTTCGAAGCTGCTCCGGGTGAGGATCTGTTCGCCCTGGATAGCATGCGGGTGATCGAAGCTTTTCGTTCTACCGGTTACGTCTATTTCAGCGGCTTTGGAGCTGACACCAAGGCTTTCCTGCGCTTCAGCGAACTCTACTGCACCGAATTTCGCCCTTACGTGGGCGGCGCCTACAGCCGCGAGACCATCGGCGGCGACAAGACGCTCATGTCGGTGACCGGCCACAAATTGCGCTTCGCGGTACCGATGCACGGCGAGATGTACTATCTGCTCCACCACCCGACCGTGCTCTGGTTCTACTGCGCCACCCCGGCCCTGAGCGGCGGCGAGACCACCGTCTCGGACGGCATCCGCTTCTGGGAAGCCTTGAGCGCTCCCACCCGCGCCCTGTTTCGCTCCCAGCCGCTCAAGTACATCCGCACCTACCCGGACGGCACCTGGCAGGGCATCTACCAGACCGACAGCCTGGAGGAAGTGGCGGCCGTCTGTGCGGCCAACCAGATGGGGGTGAGCGTCGGCGAGAACCGCACGGTGGTCACTGAATTTGTGACCCCGGCTTTTGTGAAGACCCCCGACGGCCGGCACGAAGCGTTTATCAACAACATCCTGCCGGTGGTGGGCCAGGAACGGGCCGGCTCGACCGCGAGCCTGGTGCGCCTTGAGGACGGTTCTGCGATCCCCGAGGCGGTGATAAGCGAGTTGCAGGCGGTGGCGCAAGCGATCACGATCGCGGTGCCCTGGAAGAGCGGCGATATCGTCATGATCAACAACACCCGCGCCATGCACGGGCGGCGGACTTTTGCCGACGATCAGCGCGATATCTACGTGCGCCTCGGCGACGCCGCTTTCCCGCTGTAG
- a CDS encoding aldo/keto reductase, whose protein sequence is MSAKGERRRFIQRFAAGAAMLAAGQALTAQRGQAQGAIPRRPFGKTGVQVSIIGIGGYHLGSATSDAQAVRIVHAAMDAGVNFLDNAWEYHDGLSEERMGKALSGGRRQQAFLMSKVCTHGRDRKVAMGQLEESLKRLGTDYLDLWQVHEVIYDNDPDLHFAAGGVIEALDLAKKQGKARYVGFTGHKDPAIHLKMLAKGYPFDACQLPLNCFDGTFRSFEQQVLPRLNSLGIAAIGMKSFGGSGEMLKKGLLSPADALRYAMSLPVATTVSGIESTAILEQNLRVAQGFVPFDQKQLAAMRSQYATLAADGRFELYKTSKKYDGPPGREQHGFPADKELAS, encoded by the coding sequence ATGTCAGCAAAAGGGGAGCGCAGGCGGTTTATCCAGCGTTTCGCGGCGGGGGCGGCGATGCTCGCGGCCGGTCAGGCGCTGACGGCGCAGAGGGGGCAGGCCCAGGGGGCGATCCCGCGCCGTCCGTTCGGCAAGACGGGCGTGCAGGTGTCGATTATTGGAATAGGCGGCTACCACCTGGGTTCGGCCACAAGCGATGCGCAGGCCGTCCGGATTGTGCACGCGGCGATGGATGCGGGGGTCAATTTTCTAGATAACGCCTGGGAGTACCACGATGGCCTGAGTGAGGAGCGCATGGGCAAGGCGCTCAGCGGCGGCAGGCGACAGCAGGCGTTCTTGATGAGCAAAGTCTGCACCCACGGCCGGGACCGCAAAGTGGCCATGGGCCAGCTCGAAGAATCGCTCAAACGCCTGGGGACCGATTATCTCGATCTCTGGCAGGTCCACGAAGTGATCTACGATAACGACCCGGATCTGCACTTTGCGGCCGGTGGGGTCATCGAGGCGCTGGATCTGGCGAAAAAACAGGGCAAAGCCCGCTACGTCGGCTTTACCGGCCACAAAGATCCGGCGATTCATTTAAAGATGCTTGCGAAAGGGTATCCCTTCGATGCCTGCCAGTTGCCCCTCAACTGCTTCGACGGCACTTTTCGCTCCTTCGAGCAGCAGGTGCTGCCGCGCCTGAACAGCCTGGGGATCGCCGCCATCGGTATGAAAAGTTTCGGCGGCAGCGGCGAGATGCTCAAAAAAGGTCTTCTCTCCCCAGCGGACGCGCTGCGCTACGCGATGAGCCTGCCCGTCGCCACTACTGTAAGCGGCATCGAATCGACGGCGATCCTGGAGCAAAATCTGCGGGTGGCCCAGGGCTTCGTACCCTTCGACCAGAAGCAACTGGCGGCGATGCGCTCGCAGTACGCGACGCTCGCAGCCGACGGCCGCTTCGAGCTGTACAAGACTTCCAAAAAGTACGACGGCCCCCCCGGCCGCGAGCAGCACGGTTTTCCCGCGGACAAAGAACTGGCTTCTTGA
- a CDS encoding Uma2 family endonuclease translates to MAQTPVALVTLEAFLRLPETKPACEYIDGRIIQKPMPQGKHSTLQAELVIAIDAAAKPRRIARAFPELRCTFGGRSVVPDIAVFAWERIPIDEQGEIADVFDRAPDWTIEILSPEQSQTRVTGNILHCLEHGCQMGWLVDPAERSVLVYPPGRQPMLLNVPTALLPVPESISDLRLGVGEVFSWLSTVTGA, encoded by the coding sequence GTGGCACAAACACCCGTCGCCTTAGTGACGCTCGAAGCGTTCCTGCGTCTTCCGGAAACTAAACCCGCCTGCGAATATATCGACGGTCGGATTATTCAAAAGCCGATGCCCCAGGGCAAACACAGCACACTGCAGGCTGAACTGGTGATTGCCATCGACGCTGCGGCCAAACCCCGGCGGATTGCCAGGGCTTTTCCAGAATTGCGCTGTACGTTTGGTGGGCGTTCGGTGGTTCCGGATATCGCCGTGTTTGCCTGGGAACGCATCCCCATCGACGAACAAGGCGAGATCGCCGACGTTTTCGACCGCGCTCCCGATTGGACCATCGAAATTCTTTCTCCCGAGCAAAGTCAGACCCGGGTCACCGGCAACATCCTCCATTGCCTGGAACATGGTTGTCAGATGGGCTGGCTTGTCGATCCCGCCGAGCGATCCGTGCTGGTCTATCCGCCTGGACGCCAGCCGATGCTGCTGAACGTGCCGACTGCTCTGCTGCCGGTCCCGGAATCGATCTCCGATTTGCGCTTGGGCGTCGGCGAGGTCTTCAGTTGGCTGAGCACTGTGACTGGCGCCTAA
- a CDS encoding sulfotransferase family protein yields MTPPRSFSSVVCALLGRHPDLYGFPELNLFKTDTIEELNFARIQRRWPTAMDGLARTLAEIHEGTQNELSVHRARVWINEHMHLGCKEVFNYVLDYVAPKIGVDKSPTTILKVENMERAFHMFPKARFLHLTRHPVTSAKSIAEFLSVIIQTREQVGQMQARVGWSVDPAFLSDEEEDLKGNKPVKVSPLKLWLSAHTKIMNFMERLPLGQGMRIRGEDLLSDLDIYLPQLAEWLGVRTDQEAIDEMKSPEESPYARTGPINAPFGNDPKFLANPKLRSSKVPIPPLKGTFEWAVDTDTAREIQELAQQMGY; encoded by the coding sequence TTGACACCTCCACGCTCGTTTTCGTCGGTCGTCTGCGCGCTTTTGGGGCGACACCCGGACCTGTACGGTTTTCCGGAGCTGAATTTATTCAAGACCGACACAATCGAAGAACTGAATTTTGCCCGCATCCAGCGGCGCTGGCCCACGGCCATGGACGGCCTCGCCCGCACCCTGGCCGAAATCCACGAAGGGACGCAAAACGAGCTGTCGGTGCACCGGGCGCGCGTCTGGATCAACGAGCACATGCACCTCGGTTGCAAAGAAGTATTCAACTATGTGCTCGATTACGTAGCTCCCAAGATCGGCGTGGACAAATCTCCGACCACGATCTTGAAAGTCGAGAACATGGAGCGGGCCTTCCACATGTTTCCGAAGGCCCGTTTTTTGCATCTGACCCGCCACCCGGTCACCTCCGCCAAGTCGATCGCCGAATTTCTCTCGGTGATCATCCAGACGCGCGAGCAGGTAGGCCAAATGCAGGCCAGGGTGGGTTGGAGCGTCGATCCGGCCTTTTTATCGGACGAAGAGGAAGACCTCAAAGGCAACAAACCGGTGAAGGTGAGCCCCCTGAAGCTCTGGCTGAGTGCCCACACCAAGATCATGAACTTTATGGAGCGGCTGCCCTTGGGGCAGGGCATGCGCATCCGCGGCGAGGATCTGCTCTCGGATCTCGATATTTATCTGCCGCAGCTCGCCGAGTGGCTGGGGGTGCGCACCGATCAAGAGGCGATCGACGAGATGAAGTCGCCCGAAGAGTCGCCCTACGCCCGCACCGGTCCCATCAACGCCCCCTTCGGCAACGATCCAAAGTTTTTGGCCAACCCAAAATTGCGCAGCAGCAAAGTGCCCATCCCGCCCCTCAAGGGCACCTTCGAGTGGGCCGTCGACACCGACACCGCCCGCGAGATCCAGGAACTGGCCCAGCAGATGGGGTACTAA
- a CDS encoding DUF4385 domain-containing protein: MPKFDYSLDYAHLDLRANPELYRVGVGEQGVLLVEPYKSELLPHWRFRTPEVARESADTLFEMFLDYKAQGDFVGMDMARKFLQMGFTRARRYANHKGGRKWNAGRTEVLPMVQDPQKAESAAIFYHMYRQAKEDPDYRRLKREHQRRYG; encoded by the coding sequence GTGCCGAAGTTCGACTACAGTCTCGATTACGCGCACCTGGACCTGCGCGCTAATCCGGAACTCTACCGCGTGGGGGTGGGGGAACAGGGGGTGCTGCTCGTCGAGCCTTATAAGAGCGAACTGTTGCCCCACTGGCGCTTTCGCACGCCTGAGGTCGCACGCGAATCGGCAGATACACTTTTTGAGATGTTTCTTGATTACAAAGCCCAAGGCGACTTCGTGGGCATGGACATGGCGCGCAAGTTTTTGCAGATGGGCTTCACCCGCGCCCGGCGTTACGCCAATCACAAAGGCGGACGCAAGTGGAATGCAGGGCGGACCGAGGTCTTGCCCATGGTTCAAGACCCGCAAAAAGCCGAATCGGCGGCCATTTTCTACCACATGTACCGCCAGGCCAAAGAAGATCCCGACTACCGGCGCCTCAAGCGCGAGCACCAGCGGCGCTACGGCTGA
- a CDS encoding sulfotransferase family protein, with protein sequence MPTAPPIVILSATCSGSSPLSAMLGQHPEAYGVPEINLLMARTVEELVLLLQGPRQFQIHGLLRAIAQLYSGEQTLNAVAMARRWLSNRYYAQTTEVLGELCARVAPLRLVDPSPVYAAEPARLSRLYAAFPEAHFVHLLRHPRAQGEAVMAIAGGALAINDGAFEFVAKKPIIDAQRTWFTFNDNIRRFLADVPASQQTAVHWEAIASRPTSTLRALCRGLGLGWSEEIGQAMLHPERSSYAGFGPYSTHLGHDPHFLRNPYFSEQPEGHFSLEESLAWRTDGKGFYPQIQELARQLGYG encoded by the coding sequence ATGCCGACCGCCCCACCGATAGTGATCCTCTCGGCCACCTGCAGCGGCAGTTCGCCCCTCTCAGCGATGCTCGGCCAGCACCCGGAGGCTTACGGGGTGCCTGAGATCAACTTGCTGATGGCCCGCACCGTCGAAGAACTGGTGCTGCTGTTGCAGGGGCCACGCCAGTTTCAGATCCATGGGCTATTGCGCGCCATCGCCCAGCTCTACAGCGGCGAGCAGACCCTCAACGCCGTCGCCATGGCCCGCCGCTGGCTCTCCAACCGCTACTACGCCCAGACCACCGAGGTGCTCGGGGAGTTGTGCGCGCGGGTGGCTCCCCTGCGGCTGGTCGATCCGAGCCCGGTCTATGCCGCCGAACCGGCGCGGCTCTCAAGACTTTACGCAGCTTTTCCAGAGGCGCACTTTGTGCACCTGCTGCGCCATCCGCGCGCCCAGGGCGAAGCGGTGATGGCTATCGCCGGGGGAGCGCTCGCCATCAACGACGGGGCCTTCGAATTTGTCGCCAAAAAACCGATCATCGACGCCCAGCGCACCTGGTTTACGTTCAACGACAACATCCGCCGTTTTCTGGCAGATGTCCCCGCCTCCCAGCAGACGGCCGTGCACTGGGAGGCGATCGCAAGCCGTCCCACTTCCACCCTGCGCGCTCTGTGCCGGGGGCTGGGACTGGGCTGGAGCGAGGAGATTGGCCAGGCGATGCTGCACCCGGAGCGCTCCTCCTACGCCGGGTTCGGCCCCTACAGCACCCACCTCGGCCACGACCCCCATTTTTTGCGCAATCCATACTTTTCAGAACAGCCCGAAGGGCACTTCTCGCTGGAAGAATCGCTCGCCTGGCGAACGGACGGCAAGGGTTTTTATCCGCAAATTCAGGAACTGGCGCGTCAGCTGGGTTACGGCTGA
- a CDS encoding sigma-70 family RNA polymerase sigma factor → MKVLNLAQPSIADMLHELAVRLQPLVWQWHVIRRETAITPAERNTKLARLEREANRAGMVEMHRLLRHLCRQYCSARNVAWEGRFDVQAFEEEVLLLLHERLPQFEPQRGRFSTWLSNHVLQEVFSSLQRRVNPRWGRPAPVTERGRQQRRTALQLARAASAPRGTSSGGDPPPELLEGIADDRSGIGDGLLEQQCREQFLQAVDRLSAADQLLLERIFLRGEVKQDVARSMGRSPGRISQKLGEIKKRLAELLGPDFNDECGDTHFCCDAQCRRSREVEPKSAPGPQSAGAPAASDRRTAEDMAEAIPELLRRSGWTGSAGTVRPCSDPAEQALWDQLMARPVPPRDRRWWYLGAMAAGVGVVLLAGLARIAPTPSPSTVADAPPPPERPATRRPQADPPPKAAPRSPAAPTPRQTRKPQAVAERPAARPRPQNKPSVPPAAPRLPAPLIATGPERVVVRGDTDSTHRDYAATLCKALGELPPLPGADGPTVLEVPLSAAAGQVHLEKAPEVLISGGAEQDAALLGAVEALQAKGLPDWPDGTERTARYLLTFDSTEKQPLDCRPD, encoded by the coding sequence ATGAAAGTTCTCAACTTGGCCCAGCCGAGCATCGCCGATATGCTGCACGAGCTGGCTGTGCGGTTACAGCCACTAGTATGGCAGTGGCACGTGATCCGTCGGGAAACGGCAATTACGCCTGCGGAGCGCAACACAAAGCTCGCCAGGTTGGAACGCGAGGCCAACCGCGCCGGTATGGTCGAGATGCACCGGTTGCTGCGTCACCTGTGCCGCCAGTACTGTAGTGCCCGCAACGTAGCCTGGGAGGGACGCTTCGATGTGCAGGCGTTCGAGGAGGAGGTGCTGTTGCTGTTGCACGAGCGCCTGCCACAATTTGAACCCCAGCGGGGCCGATTCTCGACATGGTTGAGCAATCACGTCCTGCAGGAGGTGTTCAGCAGTCTGCAGCGCCGGGTCAATCCCCGCTGGGGGCGGCCTGCGCCCGTCACGGAGCGGGGTCGTCAGCAGCGGCGCACAGCCCTACAACTCGCTCGGGCCGCATCGGCACCCCGGGGAACAAGTTCCGGCGGCGACCCACCGCCGGAACTGCTGGAGGGTATCGCCGACGATCGGTCGGGTATCGGGGATGGACTCCTGGAGCAGCAGTGCCGCGAGCAGTTTTTGCAGGCGGTGGACCGGCTGAGCGCAGCGGATCAATTGTTGCTCGAGCGCATCTTCCTGCGCGGTGAGGTCAAACAGGATGTTGCCCGCTCGATGGGCCGCTCCCCCGGGCGGATTTCCCAGAAGCTGGGTGAGATCAAAAAGCGACTGGCTGAGCTATTGGGGCCGGATTTTAACGACGAGTGCGGCGATACTCATTTTTGCTGCGATGCCCAGTGCCGCAGGAGCCGGGAGGTGGAGCCCAAGAGCGCGCCCGGCCCGCAAAGCGCCGGTGCGCCCGCGGCCTCGGACCGGCGGACGGCCGAGGATATGGCGGAGGCGATTCCGGAGTTGCTGCGCCGCAGCGGTTGGACTGGGAGCGCAGGAACCGTCCGCCCGTGCAGCGATCCGGCCGAGCAAGCCCTCTGGGACCAGCTGATGGCGAGGCCCGTGCCGCCCCGGGACAGGAGATGGTGGTATCTGGGAGCGATGGCGGCCGGGGTCGGTGTAGTGTTGCTCGCCGGTCTCGCCCGAATCGCCCCAACCCCTTCGCCCTCGACCGTGGCCGATGCACCGCCACCGCCCGAGCGGCCCGCGACCCGGCGCCCCCAGGCCGATCCGCCCCCGAAGGCCGCGCCCCGTTCCCCCGCCGCGCCGACGCCCCGGCAGACCCGAAAGCCGCAGGCCGTGGCCGAGCGACCGGCAGCCCGCCCCCGTCCTCAAAACAAACCGTCGGTTCCTCCTGCGGCACCGCGCTTGCCCGCGCCCCTCATCGCCACCGGCCCCGAAAGAGTGGTGGTGCGGGGCGATACCGACAGCACCCACCGGGACTACGCCGCTACACTCTGCAAGGCGCTGGGCGAATTGCCACCCCTGCCTGGCGCCGACGGACCCACGGTGCTTGAGGTGCCCTTGTCGGCGGCGGCGGGCCAGGTCCACCTGGAAAAAGCGCCCGAGGTACTCATCTCCGGCGGCGCGGAGCAGGATGCGGCACTGCTCGGGGCGGTAGAAGCGCTGCAGGCCAAAGGGTTGCCCGACTGGCCGGACGGCACAGAACGCACGGCGCGCTACTTGCTCACCTTCGATAGCACCGAGAAGCAGCCTCTCGATTGCCGACCGGACTGA